A window from Candidatus Binataceae bacterium encodes these proteins:
- a CDS encoding TrbG/VirB9 family P-type conjugative transfer protein: MKRIGTAGILALALTVGGCSAQQSHQNQSQASNVAPIEPEAAPEAEATPKPITAAELLAQQPTEIQAAFKEHDQNGEWATYKTPRYVLYPFNQGPDPIVDCEPLRTTDLQLQAGETITDVAMGDTERWMATPASSGDPTNPTPHLAVKPQAPAIVTNLTIYTTKHIYHLQLRSRGGHAMQEVEFYYPDDLLNAMHQADQAAAQSTKVTAADPPTSPSEIRPIAAVDPRHLNFDYDVSGPQVAWKPI; the protein is encoded by the coding sequence ATGAAGCGTATTGGCACCGCGGGCATTTTGGCTTTGGCGCTGACGGTCGGAGGGTGTTCGGCACAGCAAAGCCACCAGAATCAATCTCAAGCCTCGAACGTAGCGCCCATCGAGCCTGAAGCCGCACCAGAGGCGGAGGCGACGCCGAAGCCTATCACAGCGGCGGAATTACTCGCGCAGCAGCCGACAGAGATTCAGGCGGCGTTCAAAGAGCACGATCAGAACGGCGAGTGGGCAACCTACAAGACTCCGCGGTACGTGCTCTATCCCTTCAACCAGGGACCCGATCCCATAGTCGATTGCGAGCCATTGCGAACGACCGACCTGCAATTACAAGCCGGTGAAACAATCACCGACGTGGCGATGGGCGACACGGAGCGATGGATGGCAACGCCGGCATCGTCGGGCGATCCGACAAACCCCACGCCACATCTCGCGGTGAAGCCTCAGGCGCCAGCGATTGTGACGAACCTGACCATCTACACGACTAAGCACATATATCACCTACAGCTCCGATCGCGTGGGGGCCACGCCATGCAGGAGGTTGAGTTCTACTACCCCGACGATCTTCTGAACGCGATGCATCAAGCTGACCAGGCTGCCGCCCAAAGCACGAAAGTTACCGCTGCTGATCCGCCGACGAGTCCGAGCGAGATCAGACCGATCGCTGCAGTCGATCCGCGTCACCTCAATTTCGATTACGACGTCTCCGGTCCGCAAGTGGCTTGGAAACCGATC
- a CDS encoding VirB8/TrbF family protein: MNSNPYVEAHREWDERYADLVLGKRNWQIAAGALLLLSLILAAGVVWQSTRSRFIPYVVEVDKLGYGLTVPKPLIPSSDPALVDRMERYEVASFIRNSRSVSSDPSAEQHMLNDMLAHAKGSADKYLDEYFHSDNFAHNPFKKAEQQTISVQIDSILELSAHSFQVRWTEQARDRTGATVDAATHWEAALQTQISPPGSDDAIVSNPLGFYVTQISWAEQQS; the protein is encoded by the coding sequence ATGAACTCGAATCCCTACGTCGAAGCGCATCGCGAATGGGACGAACGCTACGCCGATCTCGTCCTCGGCAAGCGCAACTGGCAGATCGCCGCCGGAGCACTGCTTCTGCTGAGCCTGATTCTCGCCGCTGGAGTTGTTTGGCAGAGCACTCGCAGCCGGTTCATCCCGTACGTGGTCGAGGTCGACAAGCTCGGGTACGGGCTCACGGTTCCCAAGCCTCTGATTCCGAGCTCTGATCCGGCGCTCGTTGATCGCATGGAGCGCTACGAGGTTGCGAGCTTCATTCGGAATTCGCGCTCGGTAAGCAGCGACCCTAGCGCCGAGCAGCACATGCTCAACGACATGCTTGCGCATGCGAAAGGTTCGGCCGACAAATACCTCGACGAGTACTTCCACTCCGACAACTTCGCGCACAATCCCTTCAAGAAGGCTGAACAGCAAACAATCTCCGTCCAGATCGATTCCATCCTCGAGTTGTCCGCACACAGTTTCCAAGTGAGATGGACGGAGCAGGCCCGCGACCGCACGGGCGCAACGGTTGACGCAGCAACGCATTGGGAAGCGGCGCTTCAAACGCAAATTTCGCCCCCCGGCTCCGACGACGCGATCGTAAGCAATCCGCTGGGATTTTACGTGACGCAGATCAGCTGGGCCGAACAGCAGAGCTAG
- a CDS encoding LysR family transcriptional regulator, with protein sequence MTPNPSISLEQWRALVAVVDEGGYACAAESIHKSQSSVTYAVQQIEKLLGVKLFQLKGRKAMLTPAGQMLYLRARVLLDEAASLEGAAHRNSAGWEAEITIAVEIVFPTWLLLKCLDRFGSESPHTRIEVIETMIGGAPEALLERRADLALTPRVPPGFTGESLMRLAFVPVASPNHPLFKLGRRATMNDLRKHRQLVVRDTSIKRDKRGALLEAEQRWTVGHMATSLQAVRMGFGFARYPEEKIREEVAAGELKVLPVQGGGDMFAEIYLVLANPEDAGPGVKRLAEILREGARSESDKRRPGGRRSRPLHR encoded by the coding sequence ATGACGCCAAACCCTTCCATCTCTCTTGAACAATGGCGGGCACTCGTGGCTGTCGTCGACGAAGGCGGCTATGCCTGCGCGGCCGAGTCGATACATAAGAGCCAATCGTCGGTGACGTACGCGGTGCAGCAGATCGAGAAGTTACTGGGCGTGAAGTTGTTTCAACTCAAGGGACGCAAGGCGATGCTCACGCCCGCGGGCCAGATGCTCTACTTACGCGCGCGGGTTCTGCTCGATGAGGCCGCGAGCCTGGAAGGAGCCGCGCATCGTAATTCCGCCGGATGGGAGGCGGAGATCACCATCGCCGTCGAGATAGTTTTTCCGACATGGCTATTGCTCAAATGTCTCGACCGCTTCGGAAGCGAGTCTCCGCATACTCGTATCGAGGTGATCGAGACCATGATCGGCGGAGCGCCTGAGGCGTTGCTGGAGCGCAGGGCTGACCTTGCGCTCACGCCTCGCGTGCCGCCGGGATTCACCGGAGAGTCCCTGATGCGGCTCGCCTTTGTCCCGGTCGCGAGTCCGAACCATCCGCTGTTCAAACTCGGACGGCGCGCCACGATGAACGATCTCCGCAAGCATCGCCAACTCGTAGTGCGCGACACCAGCATCAAGCGCGACAAACGCGGCGCCTTGCTCGAGGCGGAGCAACGCTGGACCGTCGGGCACATGGCGACCTCGCTCCAGGCGGTGCGAATGGGCTTCGGTTTCGCCCGATATCCCGAAGAGAAGATCCGCGAGGAGGTTGCCGCCGGCGAGCTGAAGGTGTTGCCGGTGCAAGGAGGCGGCGACATGTTTGCTGAAATCTACCTCGTGCTTGCCAACCCCGAGGACGCAGGGCCCGGCGTTAAACGTCTGGCGGAAATTTTACGCGAAGGCGCCCGCAGCGAATCCGACAAACGTCGCCCAGGCGGGCGAAGATCAAGGCCTCTTCACCGCTAG
- a CDS encoding SDR family oxidoreductase, with amino-acid sequence MEKLKNKVAVITGATSGMALATAKLFVEEGAYVFITGRRQEALDEAVKLIGRNVTGVRGDAANLDDLDRLFDTVKREKGKIDVLFASAGTGEAANLGEITEQHFDAAFGLNARGTLFTVQKALPLFNDGASIIMTGSVASVKGFPGFGVYAASKAALRSFARTWLNELKDRKIRVNVLGPGPIATPMQEEVLTQEAKEMFESLIPRGKMGQPEEIATVALFLASDDSSFVNGVELSVDGGLSAI; translated from the coding sequence ATGGAAAAACTGAAGAATAAGGTCGCTGTGATTACCGGCGCGACTTCCGGCATGGCCCTCGCCACGGCAAAGCTCTTCGTCGAAGAAGGGGCCTACGTCTTCATCACGGGCCGGAGGCAGGAGGCGCTCGACGAGGCCGTCAAGCTGATTGGCCGGAATGTCACCGGCGTACGCGGCGACGCGGCAAATCTCGACGACCTCGACCGTCTGTTCGATACGGTCAAGCGAGAAAAGGGCAAGATCGACGTCCTGTTCGCGAGCGCCGGCACGGGCGAAGCCGCCAACCTGGGCGAGATTACCGAGCAGCACTTCGATGCCGCGTTCGGCCTGAATGCGCGCGGCACGCTGTTTACGGTTCAGAAGGCGTTGCCGCTGTTCAACGATGGTGCCTCGATCATCATGACCGGATCGGTTGCTTCGGTGAAGGGTTTTCCAGGTTTCGGCGTGTATGCGGCGAGCAAGGCAGCGTTGCGCTCCTTCGCACGCACGTGGCTCAACGAACTGAAGGACAGGAAGATCCGGGTAAACGTACTGGGCCCGGGGCCGATCGCCACACCGATGCAGGAAGAAGTTCTCACCCAGGAGGCGAAGGAGATGTTCGAGTCCCTAATCCCGCGGGGAAAGATGGGTCAACCTGAGGAAATCGCGACGGTCGCGCTGTTTCTTGCTTCAGACGATTCGAGCTTCGTGAACGGGGTGGAGTTGTCCGTCGACGGCGGCTTGTCGGCCATCTGA
- a CDS encoding NADPH-dependent F420 reductase, with amino-acid sequence MSYAIVGFGKIGQALAHAFARKNIDVTVASRRPPEVLAPQARAIGPTVVAKSLRDALEADTVILAVPFGEHREVAQALPSWTGKTVIDAMNALIPPEELDGLPSSAFVAKSFSGAKFVKGFNHLPAATLAADPIVEGGHRVVFLSSDDEDAIGPVANLAKQLGFAPVKLGKLNEGGALVHARGRTWGQLIFQDLFKKEQ; translated from the coding sequence ATGAGCTATGCGATTGTAGGATTCGGCAAAATAGGCCAGGCCCTCGCCCACGCCTTCGCCCGTAAAAACATCGATGTAACCGTCGCGAGCCGCCGGCCGCCCGAAGTGTTGGCGCCGCAGGCTCGGGCGATTGGCCCCACGGTGGTCGCCAAGTCGCTGCGTGATGCACTCGAGGCCGACACAGTCATCTTGGCGGTCCCGTTCGGCGAACATCGCGAGGTTGCGCAGGCCCTCCCGAGCTGGACAGGCAAGACGGTCATCGATGCGATGAACGCGTTAATTCCACCCGAGGAGCTGGACGGTCTCCCGTCCTCCGCCTTCGTTGCGAAGTCGTTCTCCGGCGCTAAGTTCGTCAAAGGTTTTAATCACCTGCCCGCGGCTACCCTGGCTGCCGATCCGATCGTCGAGGGCGGCCACCGAGTTGTCTTTCTGTCAAGCGACGATGAAGACGCGATCGGTCCCGTGGCGAATTTGGCTAAACAACTCGGGTTCGCACCCGTCAAGCTGGGAAAGCTCAACGAGGGTGGCGCTCTGGTGCACGCACGCGGCCGCACCTGGGGTCAGCTCATCTTCCAGGATTTGTTCAAGAAGGAGCAGTAA
- a CDS encoding nuclear transport factor 2 family protein: MSIEKNVQIVKNFLAALGRRDKQSLLALSAENIEWIIPGEDWPLAGTHRGHAGLENLLQKANETVETSFPEPPEFIAQGDRVLVVGSAMGRIKATNGTFEDHWVFAITVRNGKVTIIREYIDTLALARASEMAARDRCHTRND, from the coding sequence ATGAGCATCGAAAAGAATGTCCAGATTGTGAAGAATTTTCTTGCGGCACTCGGCCGCCGTGATAAGCAAAGTTTGCTGGCGTTGTCCGCCGAAAATATTGAGTGGATCATTCCGGGCGAGGACTGGCCGCTGGCCGGCACGCACCGCGGGCACGCGGGATTGGAGAACTTACTTCAGAAGGCTAACGAAACGGTGGAAACTTCCTTCCCAGAGCCCCCCGAGTTCATAGCGCAAGGAGACCGGGTTCTGGTCGTCGGCTCCGCTATGGGGAGAATCAAAGCCACGAATGGGACGTTCGAGGACCATTGGGTCTTCGCCATTACCGTTCGAAATGGCAAAGTGACGATCATCCGCGAGTATATCGACACACTAGCACTGGCGCGGGCCTCCGAGATGGCCGCGAGAGACCGGTGCCACACACGAAACGACTAG
- a CDS encoding nitroreductase family protein codes for MDVIEAMETCSAARYLKPDPVPQELIERVIYAATRASSPGNSQEWDFIVVRNPEAKQKIRDLLAPRFKARGVGVPTTGAAPVTSRMIAGAMHLAETLNEVPAIIFVCGPVAYPPNAPIEQFVWSALYPAAQNLIVAARSLGLGTTFTTFQMFMESELRELLGIPKEIKFGAMIPIGWPQNDFVKVKRRPISKVIHWDKWSD; via the coding sequence ATGGATGTTATTGAAGCAATGGAAACCTGCAGTGCGGCACGTTACCTGAAGCCCGATCCAGTGCCGCAAGAATTGATCGAGCGTGTGATCTACGCCGCCACTCGCGCCTCGAGTCCGGGCAATAGCCAGGAATGGGACTTCATCGTTGTGCGCAACCCTGAAGCAAAGCAGAAAATCCGCGATCTACTCGCGCCGCGATTCAAGGCGAGGGGGGTGGGGGTACCAACGACCGGGGCGGCGCCCGTAACTAGTCGAATGATAGCGGGCGCCATGCATCTGGCGGAGACGCTGAATGAGGTCCCGGCCATCATCTTCGTCTGCGGTCCCGTAGCGTATCCGCCCAACGCGCCGATCGAGCAGTTTGTCTGGTCCGCGCTCTATCCGGCAGCGCAGAATCTGATCGTGGCCGCTCGCTCGCTAGGTTTGGGCACAACCTTCACGACCTTCCAAATGTTTATGGAAAGCGAGCTACGCGAGCTGCTGGGAATTCCCAAGGAGATAAAATTCGGCGCTATGATCCCTATCGGCTGGCCGCAAAACGATTTCGTCAAGGTTAAGCGCAGGCCGATCTCTAAGGTAATTCATTGGGATAAGTGGAGCGATTGA
- a CDS encoding CmcJ/NvfI family oxidoreductase: MEIIARKLDHVEAQLNYAADSGAGRKLVSIHDARAVIDQLSLEQQGFILRRHKTAVRNFFDEREVRAVYYPEVEQLLKEGTGAARAVAFEHDVRSASKAERAATGARQPVKFVHDDYTEKSAPERVRLYLPEEAEALLKERYAVINVWRPIRGPVLDTPLAVCDAESIVAADLIPTEEGVKHQVYRFDFNPNHRWYYFSAMTTNEVLLFKCFDSNKNSSARITAHSAFDLPATAAPAPARQSIEVRALVFFPHVAANAVST; the protein is encoded by the coding sequence ATGGAGATCATTGCCAGGAAGCTCGATCATGTCGAGGCTCAACTCAATTATGCTGCGGATTCCGGCGCGGGTCGCAAGTTGGTATCGATTCACGACGCCCGTGCCGTCATCGATCAGCTGTCCCTGGAGCAGCAGGGATTTATCTTACGTCGCCACAAAACGGCGGTGAGAAATTTTTTCGACGAGAGGGAAGTACGCGCGGTCTACTACCCGGAGGTCGAACAACTTCTCAAAGAGGGCACCGGGGCTGCAAGAGCGGTTGCATTCGAGCATGACGTGAGATCCGCGTCGAAGGCCGAGCGCGCCGCGACAGGTGCACGCCAGCCCGTCAAATTTGTCCACGACGACTACACGGAGAAGTCTGCTCCGGAACGCGTGCGATTGTATCTGCCGGAGGAAGCCGAAGCGTTGCTTAAAGAGCGCTATGCCGTGATCAATGTATGGCGGCCGATCAGGGGTCCTGTGCTCGATACACCGCTGGCCGTTTGTGATGCGGAGAGTATCGTGGCCGCAGACCTCATACCCACCGAAGAAGGGGTTAAGCATCAAGTCTATAGATTCGATTTCAACCCCAACCACCGGTGGTACTATTTTTCTGCGATGACCACGAACGAGGTGTTGCTCTTCAAGTGCTTCGACTCGAACAAGAATAGCTCGGCCCGGATTACTGCACATAGCGCGTTCGACCTGCCCGCGACCGCGGCTCCGGCACCGGCGCGTCAGAGCATTGAAGTCCGCGCACTGGTTTTCTTTCCGCATGTCGCCGCCAACGCGGTATCGACTTGA